TCTTCGAGAGGACGAAGGAAGGAACGCCTCAGGGCGGTCCCTTGAGTCCCCTACTGGCCAACATCATGCTTGACGACCTGGACAAGGAGCTTGAGAAAAGGGGTCACCGATTCGTCCGTTATGCCGACGACTGCAACATATACGTCAAAAGCAGACGGGCGGGGGAGAGGGTGATGGCAAACATCCGCAGATACGTGGAGGGGAAACTTAAACTCAAAGTCAACGAGGAAAAGAGCGCCGTTGACCGCCCCTGGAGGCGTAAATTTCTGGGATTCTCATTCTCGCACCACAAGGAGCCGCTCATCCGAGTTGCGCCCAGGAGCCTGGACAGATTCAAGGACAAAGTCCGGGAGTTGACCAGCCGCAGGAGAAGCATGAGCCTTGCGGAGCGTATTCAAGAACTCAACCAGTACCTCAGGGGATGGATGGGCTACTTCAAGCTCGCCGTAACCCGCAGCATATTCGAGCAACTGGACGGATGGATACGCAGGCGGCTCCGCATGTGCCTCCTCAAGCAATGGAAGAGAGGCAGGACACGGGTCCGCGAGCTGATGGCTCTTGGAATCCCGAGAGGCAAAGCCATCAAAATCGGCGGATCCCGTAAAGGCTACTGGCGTCTATCGTCAACGCCCCAGATCAACATAGCCTTGGGGCTGGAATACTTCCAATCTCGCGGCCTGTTCAGCCTGAGTTCGGCTCTGTCCATGGGTTAAATTCCGTGAACCGCCGTATACCGAACGGTACGTACGGTGGTGTGGGGGGACGGGGCTAGCCGCCCCCTCCTACCCGATCCTCCCGTTGGTCGTCGGGATGACAGGGACTGGTCGTTCGGGATGGCTTTTTTCCTGTCGTCCCGAACGGCGCGAAGCGACGGAGGGACCTCGAGAGTACACCCCGAGATCGCTCACTTTCGTTCGGGATGACAGAGGGCTGGTCGCCAGGACGAAAAGGGCCAGCCGTCTGGATGGCCTGCTTGTGTCGTTCCAAGCGACTGCGCGGTTACCGCCTATACAGGTCCTTCAGGGTCACAAGCC
The Synergistaceae bacterium DNA segment above includes these coding regions:
- a CDS encoding group II intron reverse transcriptase/maturase — protein: VNHDMLMARVARKVADKRVLRLIRSYLEAGVMIGGLFERTKEGTPQGGPLSPLLANIMLDDLDKELEKRGHRFVRYADDCNIYVKSRRAGERVMANIRRYVEGKLKLKVNEEKSAVDRPWRRKFLGFSFSHHKEPLIRVAPRSLDRFKDKVRELTSRRRSMSLAERIQELNQYLRGWMGYFKLAVTRSIFEQLDGWIRRRLRMCLLKQWKRGRTRVRELMALGIPRGKAIKIGGSRKGYWRLSSTPQINIALGLEYFQSRGLFSLSSALSMG